The genome window GCACGGCCAATCACCTTCAGGTTGGTGGCGGCTTCGATCAACTCTGCCGTAATCTTGGTTCCACTCCGGATGATCCAACCTTCGTATTCTGGCAAAATGGCTTTCAGTTCCTCTTTTGGAAGTTTAAGCCGGACGTCGGCCTGAATCCCTTTTGCTTCCAACATCGTGGCACATGCTTGGTCCACGGCATCGGTGATAATCACTTTTTGTTTCATGAAATTGGCTTATTATCGTTATACATTTTTTGCTATCGCCCTAAATACATAAGTTCAGGATTGCTTCTCGTCCTATTTTCTTTACAGACGAGCTTTCAATAATTTGAACCTCCAAGGCTTTTTCCACCAACACCCGGTCTATTTCGCGCCGTGTTGCGTGCCGCTCTTTTTGGTTGAGTTTATCCATTTTTGTTAGCACCACCACATATAATACAGGCAACCCCTTCATAAACTCCATCACCTCCTGATCCAAGTCGGTAGGTGGGTGGCGGCTGTCTATTAGATGAAAGACCGTTTGCAGGTTTTCCCGCTGGTTCAAATATCGGGTGATGAGCTTCCCCCAAGACAGGCGATTGGTTTTGGAGGTCCGTGCATAACCAAACCCTGGTA of Bacteroidetes Order II. bacterium contains these proteins:
- a CDS encoding YihA family ribosome biogenesis GTP-binding protein; this translates as MEKPLEFAPQPEKWVAKRDAHLEVQFVKSASGWNDLPEDGLAEFAFMGRSNVGKSSLINMLLGRRGLAHTSGTPGKTQTLNYYMVNQSYYLVDLPGFGYARTSKTNRLSWGKLITRYLNQRENLQTVFHLIDSRHPPTDLDQEVMEFMKGLPVLYVVVLTKMDKLNQKERHATRREIDRVLVEKALEVQIIESSSVKKIGREAILNLCI